From a single Carcharodon carcharias isolate sCarCar2 chromosome 4, sCarCar2.pri, whole genome shotgun sequence genomic region:
- the LOC121276761 gene encoding histone H2B 1/2/3/4/6-like — translation MAPKKGPKETATKKRGKVEKKRKKSRKESYSIYIYKVLKQVHPDTGISSSAMSVINLFVNDIFERIASEAPCLIRYSKRHTISSREIQTTVRLLLPGEQAKHAISEGTKAVTKYTSCK, via the coding sequence ATGGCCCCCAAAAAGGGGCCAAAGGAAACTGCCACCAAGAAACGCGGCAAAGTTGAGAAGAAGCGCAAGAAAAGCAGGAAGGAGAGCTACAGCATCTACATCTACAAGGTGCTGAAGCAGGTCCACCCGGACACCggcatctcctcttcagccatgAGTGTCATCAACTTGTTCGTCAACGACATCTTCGAGCGCATCGCCTCCGAGGCTCCCTGCCTGATCCGCTACAGCAAACGGCACACCATCTCCTCCCGGGAGATCCAGACCACCGTCCGCCTCCTGTTGCCGGGGGAACAGGCCAAACACGCCATCTCCGAGGGCACCAAGGCGGTCACTAAATATACCAGCTGCAAATAG